A portion of the Collinsella aerofaciens genome contains these proteins:
- a CDS encoding FHA domain-containing protein: MAEITPRRIMFEDLRGFAGLDYHDACCLLLSVRPVAGGMSPRESLEVMHRSSIMRNYVDIVPSKTNPSHFGDLQNASLNVMARLAARQGSGAASRVKIADHYRGPAAHAMADAFDAWGLSGQTYLNAVRCIDMAVLPAGKDRVALFVMLFVVAGCLQDPTRAAELVEDFLERCMGGHFSSTTLRLDNGKNDCAFVTSPVDSASTTLGLILREGSVVRLPAYELSQDPEGTVIGYLPTGTNVIGAPDGCVSARHLRIWCEGGRWYAQGLGSTAGTVLKRGVEDLTVVEPPSSEAGPGREYPPVEIKVGDELCLGGKVTYIVARGKIG, encoded by the coding sequence ATGGCAGAGATAACACCGCGCCGTATTATGTTCGAGGATTTAAGAGGGTTTGCGGGCCTCGACTATCATGATGCCTGCTGCCTATTGCTTTCTGTTCGACCTGTTGCCGGCGGCATGTCTCCTCGTGAGTCGCTCGAGGTCATGCATCGCTCGAGCATTATGCGCAACTACGTTGATATTGTCCCATCCAAGACAAATCCCTCGCATTTTGGCGATCTCCAAAACGCCTCGCTCAACGTTATGGCGCGACTGGCGGCGCGGCAGGGCTCTGGCGCGGCATCGCGCGTTAAAATTGCCGATCACTACCGCGGACCGGCTGCCCACGCTATGGCCGATGCGTTCGATGCGTGGGGATTGAGCGGGCAGACGTATCTTAATGCGGTCAGGTGTATCGACATGGCAGTGCTTCCTGCCGGCAAGGACAGAGTCGCTCTGTTTGTCATGCTGTTTGTGGTGGCAGGCTGCCTCCAAGATCCGACGCGTGCGGCAGAACTAGTCGAGGACTTTCTGGAGCGATGCATGGGCGGACACTTTAGCTCAACGACGCTTAGGCTCGATAACGGCAAGAATGATTGCGCCTTCGTAACGAGCCCTGTCGATAGCGCTTCTACAACGCTAGGCCTTATCTTGCGGGAAGGCAGCGTCGTGCGCCTGCCGGCATATGAGCTGTCCCAAGATCCAGAAGGTACCGTCATTGGCTATTTGCCAACTGGTACAAACGTGATCGGTGCGCCCGATGGCTGTGTAAGCGCCCGTCACCTTCGTATTTGGTGCGAGGGCGGTCGTTGGTATGCGCAGGGTCTTGGTTCAACAGCGGGAACAGTACTCAAGCGCGGTGTAGAAGACTTGACGGTCGTTGAACCCCCGAGCTCTGAGGCCGGGCCGGGGCGTGAGTACCCGCCGGTGGAAATCAAAGTGGGCGATGAGCTTTGCCTTGGCGGCAAAGTGACGTATATCGTTGCGCGAGGCAAAATCGGATAG
- a CDS encoding serine/threonine protein kinase, translated as MDNLEQLEVVQLDGFTPSIPAEPGREQELASRFNMLFLQPGSTLHGGFGAVAKVVNLYEEVFALKRLNAPDSNSDCSPSELREMLFEEYKNQLAVSRLKGFPQVYGYGSWKGEPLILMEWIEGTTLAHAVPDLPHEGDGVQGEVVAQVGISVLEILQGVERLNSRLVHRDISPNNIMFRTKDMSLSQQVAAGAFDTCLIDFGNSTTECQDIPMAFTQRVGMMRGATRDYAPPEMLTADVEGVEELRSNPAIDIYALCSVLYELYAGHTPFDLTHSLGGSDYRTKMSVDPKPLVARRTYEEPLLNAIMSGIRPSQEARPTVDGLLHELECWYEGRQRNGTVAAPKPVELPNKHDAESNWDETMPVGNAVVVPFTESSPFENAFAAPVVEPATVPMPRAEERFESSRKTPASAPEPTENTWSEPDVRFDASGAEHVPVPTPVPVPTPGAARSAAGAAAAGAGAAPAAAAAGAAAGSAAAGAAAAGATSPRPKRAGGSSAARAPKPRAASSSSPVPPPPPPATSAPAPPVPSGFSSSRKKKRGAVSSSGTSIGFRDVRHSRPVRKLGWRLLIILATMFALSVVSCAARNAFGSELPGPQEISEVQEANGVNDDSQGVAPAEEDVLWQR; from the coding sequence ATGGATAATTTGGAACAGCTCGAGGTTGTGCAGCTTGATGGTTTTACGCCCAGCATTCCTGCGGAGCCCGGGCGTGAACAGGAGCTCGCATCGCGTTTTAATATGCTCTTTCTTCAACCGGGGAGCACGCTTCATGGTGGTTTTGGTGCGGTTGCCAAGGTGGTGAACCTTTACGAAGAGGTTTTTGCCCTCAAGCGGTTAAACGCACCCGATTCCAACAGCGATTGCTCGCCTTCTGAGCTGAGGGAGATGCTGTTCGAAGAATATAAAAACCAGCTCGCAGTATCTAGGCTAAAAGGATTTCCACAGGTCTATGGCTATGGGTCGTGGAAGGGCGAGCCGCTTATCCTTATGGAATGGATCGAGGGCACTACGCTGGCGCATGCTGTACCCGATCTGCCCCATGAAGGCGACGGTGTTCAGGGTGAAGTCGTGGCGCAAGTGGGCATTTCGGTCTTGGAGATCTTGCAGGGTGTCGAACGCCTGAACAGCCGCCTTGTGCATCGCGATATTTCCCCGAATAACATTATGTTTCGCACCAAGGATATGAGCCTGTCTCAGCAGGTTGCTGCCGGCGCCTTCGATACGTGCCTGATCGATTTTGGCAATTCGACCACAGAATGCCAAGATATTCCCATGGCCTTTACGCAGCGTGTGGGCATGATGCGTGGCGCCACGCGAGATTACGCTCCTCCCGAGATGCTGACGGCAGACGTGGAGGGCGTGGAAGAGCTTAGAAGCAATCCTGCGATTGATATCTATGCACTCTGCAGCGTGCTGTACGAACTTTATGCGGGGCATACACCATTCGACCTTACCCACTCTCTTGGGGGGTCAGATTATCGTACCAAAATGAGTGTGGATCCAAAACCGCTTGTGGCGCGGCGCACATACGAGGAGCCGTTGCTCAATGCGATTATGAGCGGTATCAGGCCCTCCCAGGAGGCCAGACCAACGGTGGATGGTCTTTTGCATGAGCTTGAATGCTGGTACGAGGGGCGTCAACGAAATGGAACGGTTGCAGCTCCCAAGCCAGTTGAACTGCCCAATAAACACGATGCGGAATCAAACTGGGATGAGACGATGCCCGTTGGCAATGCGGTAGTCGTGCCCTTTACGGAATCCAGTCCCTTTGAGAACGCTTTTGCGGCTCCGGTGGTAGAACCGGCAACTGTGCCTATGCCGCGTGCCGAGGAGCGCTTTGAATCGTCCCGTAAAACTCCGGCGTCAGCACCGGAACCAACGGAGAACACCTGGTCTGAGCCTGATGTTCGTTTTGATGCTTCCGGTGCGGAACATGTTCCGGTTCCCACGCCGGTGCCCGTGCCTACGCCTGGCGCTGCACGGAGTGCGGCAGGCGCCGCGGCGGCGGGGGCCGGTGCTGCACCCGCCGCTGCCGCTGCTGGTGCTGCCGCGGGTTCGGCTGCCGCTGGGGCCGCTGCCGCGGGGGCTACATCGCCGCGACCGAAAAGGGCTGGAGGATCAAGCGCCGCCCGCGCCCCGAAGCCACGTGCTGCCTCTTCTTCGAGCCCCGTGCCGCCGCCCCCTCCGCCGGCGACTTCTGCACCGGCGCCCCCTGTTCCCTCGGGCTTTTCGAGTTCGAGAAAAAAGAAACGAGGGGCCGTTTCGAGCAGTGGCACATCTATTGGGTTTAGGGACGTTCGTCATTCGCGTCCCGTGCGAAAACTCGGTTGGCGATTGCTAATAATTTTGGCAACCATGTTTGCGCTTAGCGTAGTGTCGTGTGCCGCGCGGAATGCGTTTGGGTCGGAACTCCCCGGCCCCCAGGAGATTTCTGAGGTTCAAGAAGCGAATGGCGTTAACGATGATAGCCAGGGCGTAGCCCCTGCTGAGGAGGATGTTTTATGGCAGAGATAA
- a CDS encoding zinc ribbon domain-containing protein: MGLFGSFVQAFKDGYNGVDEEQDTAPSTKENTAQKPVPAKETAPAQKQAASEEPKFCGACGASLEPGTKFCPKCGKPVMGVAPEGQAAPAEPPHLMPTNTWQAYLDTGLNQLSLLEGVAAFQRVTHADPVFGTEEVNSYFLLRGDRVAIQEVARTLREVSEQFFNDQLHINVGTLAEDYRQVIRIKSANVEARFEDMLYLTLVQKNVMDGAVYYLYMSGDALELVAKRDARTRDENKRLDEFNSRADIFGDFGSTAKLVALTAFGIMNNYQMNG, encoded by the coding sequence ATGGGACTGTTTGGCTCTTTCGTTCAAGCATTTAAAGACGGATACAACGGCGTAGACGAAGAGCAGGACACTGCGCCTTCCACTAAGGAGAATACTGCTCAAAAACCCGTACCCGCAAAGGAGACTGCCCCTGCTCAAAAGCAGGCTGCCTCCGAGGAGCCAAAGTTCTGCGGTGCGTGCGGCGCCTCCCTTGAGCCAGGCACCAAGTTCTGTCCCAAGTGTGGCAAGCCGGTGATGGGCGTTGCGCCGGAGGGTCAGGCCGCTCCGGCGGAGCCTCCGCATCTTATGCCGACCAATACATGGCAAGCGTATTTGGATACGGGGCTCAACCAGCTATCCTTACTCGAAGGAGTTGCAGCTTTCCAAAGGGTCACGCATGCCGATCCTGTTTTTGGAACCGAAGAGGTTAATTCTTACTTCCTGCTTCGCGGTGACAGGGTGGCTATTCAAGAGGTTGCTAGAACTCTCCGAGAAGTATCAGAACAGTTCTTCAACGACCAACTCCACATTAATGTAGGCACGTTGGCCGAGGATTACCGACAGGTCATTCGCATTAAATCTGCTAATGTGGAAGCGCGCTTTGAAGATATGCTATACCTCACGCTTGTGCAAAAAAACGTGATGGACGGTGCTGTTTATTATCTGTATATGAGCGGCGACGCCCTCGAGTTGGTCGCCAAGCGTGATGCTCGAACCCGCGATGAGAATAAGAGGCTTGATGAATTTAACAGTCGTGCTGATATCTTTGGTGATTTTGGATCGACTGCAAAGCTGGTGGCTCTTACCGCTTTCGGTATCATGAACAACTACCAAATGAATGGCTAA
- a CDS encoding TRAFAC clade GTPase domain-containing protein: MGFFSSLFGSAATPSGMPSFSSNGIVCPFCFEQFGADAVEYRCTNRQCDAGPSGSAAEVDEKYSTFRGWPRPRPVGHVFKPQKQGHFGGGSVCCDVCHSNTPVPICPSCHSPLPQSSIDGNNEIIAIVGTRGSGKSHYITVLIDQLTRRVGHVMDAGVNPFLTMDGLYNCRELYQETKYKPLFEEQHTLEATSRALGGGDRKDKMPLIYTWNYTEASRGRKKAFTLSFFDAAGEDLEDPQAVATVNRYLQHARGIIFLVDPLQIAGIREQLEAAGETDLTSSLRGVQGTTGFEGVLSAITTLIRTARGIREGDAIDVPVAIAFSKFDQLTPICGAAVTVQQPSPHAKHGAFVEADQQAVDAELRALLENWDEGAIVSSVQSNFRDVAFFGVSALGLHNAPDESGSVKRPRPLRVEDPLLWIMAKNHLITKE, encoded by the coding sequence ATGGGCTTCTTTTCGTCATTATTCGGATCGGCTGCTACGCCTTCTGGCATGCCGTCCTTCTCGTCGAACGGCATTGTGTGTCCGTTTTGCTTTGAGCAGTTTGGGGCCGATGCCGTAGAGTATCGCTGCACAAATCGCCAGTGCGACGCCGGCCCTTCGGGGTCTGCTGCCGAGGTGGACGAGAAGTACTCGACGTTTCGCGGATGGCCGCGGCCCAGACCCGTGGGACACGTCTTTAAGCCCCAAAAACAGGGCCACTTTGGTGGCGGCTCCGTGTGCTGCGACGTATGTCACTCCAACACGCCCGTGCCCATTTGTCCTTCGTGTCACAGTCCGCTGCCGCAGTCTTCGATTGACGGCAACAACGAGATCATCGCTATCGTGGGCACGCGCGGCTCGGGCAAGAGCCATTACATTACCGTTCTTATCGACCAGCTCACGCGCCGCGTTGGGCATGTCATGGATGCCGGTGTAAACCCGTTCCTTACCATGGACGGTCTTTATAACTGCCGCGAGCTGTACCAAGAGACAAAGTACAAGCCGCTGTTCGAGGAGCAGCATACGCTCGAGGCAACGTCACGCGCGTTGGGCGGTGGCGACCGCAAGGACAAGATGCCGCTCATCTACACGTGGAACTATACCGAGGCGTCTCGTGGCCGCAAAAAGGCATTTACGCTTTCGTTCTTCGACGCCGCCGGCGAAGACCTGGAGGACCCGCAGGCCGTTGCCACGGTCAACCGTTACCTGCAGCATGCGCGCGGCATCATCTTCCTTGTCGACCCGCTCCAGATTGCGGGCATTCGGGAACAGCTCGAGGCAGCGGGCGAGACGGACCTTACGAGCAGCCTTCGCGGCGTTCAGGGCACGACGGGTTTCGAAGGCGTGCTCAGCGCCATCACGACGCTTATCCGCACGGCGCGTGGCATTCGCGAGGGGGACGCCATCGACGTTCCCGTGGCCATCGCTTTTTCTAAGTTTGACCAGCTGACGCCCATTTGCGGTGCGGCGGTTACCGTTCAGCAGCCAAGCCCGCATGCTAAGCATGGTGCCTTCGTCGAGGCGGATCAGCAGGCCGTCGATGCCGAACTGCGTGCGCTGCTCGAAAACTGGGATGAGGGCGCCATCGTCTCGAGTGTTCAGAGTAATTTCCGCGATGTTGCCTTCTTTGGTGTGTCCGCCTTGGGCCTGCATAATGCTCCGGACGAGAGCGGCTCGGTTAAGCGTCCTCGTCCGCTGCGCGTGGAGGACCCCCTGCTATGGATTATGGCCAAGAATCACCTTATTACCAAGGAGTAG
- a CDS encoding zinc ribbon domain-containing protein, with protein sequence MEQELNLLLVVGAPLDPVPSQEKLRQLLTDARVVWGPKASRGTDQIIYKRFLGEVPNMEKAFADGNEAQVSAIAANALKVVNGALDPVLEAAAENNQISAGQLDLICNKTKKRIKKTHFGVEYQVDEALVRKRAAELKYTVAEGGATASTNDGSNDVYKRYMEDKLPGWAGYKKETDLIALGKSDLYDFACPDGCADPYRAPSADLLAKAKQVAGSFRANTPEQAAAASLEALCRKAFGTDDARKEYDACLNRLKLNRVFDELDELASFSDNSLRVEQQRAAVETLAPFVADKTEARSLLVGHCKKKGISLERDAELDSLVQCRCGHMNDKSAATCGRCGLPLMLECPSCHKKYPNTNDRCPGCGAPLGAAIEDAERLCDAADKLAGWLNFEGAKANLAQARSAWPSLPRVAEVDTKVAQLQAAAGDLGAKLTSAIAERRFAEADGLLRRALLVPGVDAAYLKAREAEVSSGVAEADDLVRQAQGTADAEEAAELCEQALARCADHAAARSFLASHAPQSVSNLEARGNAETSTVSLVWQPSRSRGALVYEVYVVEGDGSSGDQLLGTTDQPSYTHEHAPQGCALAYKVVVVRVGVRSQPATSEVIALAPDLTDVRFMPAHEQIEVSWKPLPSSATVQITPLDGGDPITVPSGGHYVIGGLTDGVTYHYEMSASFDIVGLGRRQTHPQTFEATPLDATRYVDGLVSRAHKGAEGVFDLEWEDVGAEVRFFGSVDAKSIPQPGSTSDVASLERDFEVVSVNVAGPGKGTLTWKSDEVLYFFAATVCGSSAIVGAKARVSNGGKVSIDSIEEANGKLLIYVSVKDRAVTGFSVAVSETGFVDDLSDSSCQPRPVSKKNWERDGCLTVPAPDGQRLYVSVFSRKGSVGSFEFSDPAQQIFERRHAHVCYERTDSKKLFGPRESTFTFSAQEGGSFTLPKTKVAYCIGNLSPALSVDSVTLEEFGPVEVDGTYSITVTLPKAKKISIQAFPAAGIKSVEDAYITSSGYLVQ encoded by the coding sequence ATGGAACAAGAACTCAACTTGCTACTCGTCGTCGGCGCGCCGCTTGACCCCGTTCCTTCACAGGAAAAGCTCCGGCAGCTGCTTACGGATGCACGTGTGGTGTGGGGCCCCAAGGCTTCGCGCGGTACGGACCAGATTATCTACAAGCGCTTCTTGGGCGAGGTCCCCAACATGGAGAAAGCGTTTGCCGATGGTAACGAGGCCCAGGTCTCTGCCATCGCGGCGAATGCTCTCAAGGTTGTGAACGGCGCGCTCGATCCGGTGCTCGAGGCGGCGGCGGAAAACAATCAGATTTCTGCCGGTCAGCTGGATCTTATCTGCAACAAGACCAAGAAGCGCATTAAGAAAACCCACTTTGGCGTTGAGTATCAGGTGGATGAGGCCCTTGTGCGCAAGCGTGCTGCCGAGCTTAAGTACACGGTTGCCGAGGGCGGTGCCACCGCATCTACCAACGACGGATCAAACGATGTCTACAAACGCTACATGGAAGATAAACTTCCTGGTTGGGCGGGCTATAAAAAGGAGACGGATCTTATTGCCCTGGGCAAAAGCGATCTGTACGACTTTGCCTGCCCCGACGGCTGCGCCGACCCCTATCGCGCCCCGAGCGCAGACCTGCTTGCGAAGGCAAAACAGGTGGCGGGATCGTTCCGTGCTAACACGCCCGAGCAGGCTGCCGCGGCGAGCCTTGAGGCCCTGTGCCGCAAGGCCTTTGGCACAGACGACGCTCGTAAAGAGTACGACGCATGTCTCAATCGCCTTAAGCTCAACCGTGTCTTTGATGAGCTCGACGAGCTCGCATCGTTCTCGGACAACAGCTTAAGGGTCGAGCAGCAGCGTGCTGCCGTTGAGACCCTTGCTCCCTTTGTGGCGGACAAGACCGAGGCGCGTTCCCTGCTCGTAGGCCACTGCAAAAAGAAGGGCATTTCGCTTGAGCGAGATGCAGAGCTCGACTCGCTCGTTCAGTGCCGCTGCGGTCATATGAACGACAAGTCTGCTGCCACGTGCGGTCGCTGCGGTTTGCCGCTTATGCTCGAGTGCCCCTCGTGCCACAAGAAATACCCCAACACCAACGATCGCTGCCCCGGTTGCGGTGCGCCTTTGGGTGCGGCCATCGAGGATGCGGAGCGCTTGTGCGACGCTGCCGATAAGCTTGCGGGCTGGCTCAACTTTGAGGGTGCGAAGGCAAACCTCGCTCAGGCGCGCTCGGCGTGGCCGTCCTTGCCCCGCGTTGCCGAGGTCGACACAAAAGTCGCTCAGCTCCAGGCTGCCGCGGGCGATTTGGGCGCCAAGCTCACGTCCGCCATTGCGGAGCGTCGCTTTGCGGAGGCAGACGGACTCTTAAGGCGCGCCTTGCTCGTACCGGGCGTCGATGCTGCCTATCTAAAGGCGCGTGAGGCGGAAGTTTCTTCGGGCGTAGCCGAGGCGGACGATCTTGTGCGTCAAGCTCAGGGGACGGCAGATGCGGAGGAGGCTGCCGAGCTCTGTGAGCAAGCGCTCGCTCGCTGCGCCGACCACGCCGCCGCCCGTTCGTTCCTTGCGTCGCACGCCCCGCAGTCGGTTTCCAACTTGGAGGCTCGCGGCAATGCCGAGACTTCGACCGTAAGCCTTGTTTGGCAGCCGAGCCGTTCGCGCGGCGCACTTGTGTACGAGGTCTACGTTGTCGAGGGTGACGGTTCTTCCGGCGATCAGCTCCTTGGCACGACTGATCAGCCCTCATATACCCACGAGCATGCTCCCCAAGGGTGCGCGCTTGCATACAAGGTGGTTGTCGTACGCGTCGGTGTGCGTTCCCAGCCTGCTACGAGCGAGGTTATCGCTCTTGCGCCCGACCTTACGGACGTGCGTTTTATGCCGGCGCATGAACAGATCGAGGTGTCTTGGAAGCCGCTGCCATCGAGTGCGACCGTTCAGATTACGCCGCTCGATGGCGGGGACCCCATTACCGTCCCATCTGGTGGTCACTACGTTATCGGCGGCCTTACGGACGGCGTGACGTATCACTACGAGATGAGTGCTTCCTTCGATATCGTTGGCTTGGGCCGTCGCCAGACGCATCCGCAGACATTCGAGGCGACCCCGCTCGATGCTACACGCTATGTAGACGGCCTTGTCTCGCGTGCTCATAAGGGCGCGGAAGGCGTCTTTGATCTTGAGTGGGAGGATGTTGGCGCCGAGGTGCGTTTCTTTGGCTCCGTGGACGCCAAATCCATTCCCCAGCCGGGGTCGACGTCCGATGTGGCCTCGCTCGAGCGAGACTTTGAAGTTGTGAGCGTGAACGTTGCCGGGCCGGGCAAAGGCACGCTCACCTGGAAGAGCGATGAGGTCCTTTACTTCTTTGCGGCCACGGTTTGCGGTAGCTCCGCTATCGTGGGCGCCAAGGCTCGTGTGTCAAATGGCGGCAAGGTAAGTATCGACTCCATCGAGGAGGCAAACGGCAAGCTGCTTATCTATGTCTCGGTAAAAGACCGAGCGGTGACGGGGTTTAGTGTTGCCGTGAGTGAGACAGGTTTTGTGGACGACCTTTCAGACTCCTCGTGCCAGCCACGACCCGTTTCCAAGAAAAACTGGGAGCGCGATGGCTGTCTGACCGTGCCGGCACCTGACGGACAGAGGCTTTACGTCTCGGTCTTTTCGCGTAAGGGCAGTGTGGGCAGCTTTGAGTTCTCGGATCCTGCGCAGCAGATTTTTGAACGTCGCCATGCGCATGTATGTTACGAGCGCACGGATAGCAAGAAGCTTTTTGGTCCCAGGGAGTCTACGTTTACGTTTTCGGCCCAAGAGGGCGGCTCCTTCACGTTGCCCAAGACAAAGGTTGCCTATTGCATCGGCAACCTGTCGCCTGCGTTATCGGTCGATTCCGTAACGCTTGAGGAGTTTGGTCCCGTCGAGGTCGATGGAACCTACAGCATCACGGTTACGTTACCCAAGGCCAAGAAGATATCTATCCAGGCGTTTCCTGCTGCGGGCATTAAGTCTGTAGAGGATGCCTACATTACCTCTTCCGGTTATCTCGTTCAGTAA